tactttctgtctcttgaaACAtttgatgacaaaaaaaaaaaaaaattgaataaaataaactcaaTGCTACCAAGTAACATAACATAAAGGTAtgttaaattatggtacatccattCAATAAAACATCATGTGGCTGTTAAAAATTACCACAACAAAGACTGTATCGAAAGATCAATTATATATGAtacaatgtttaaatttttttaaaaatacaaaatggtgAATACTCTGATTTCAACCAGAGATCACTTCAACCAGTGTGTGAACAGACTAGAAGAAATGTGTAGAAATTTTAAATGGCCATGTTAGGATAAGGAGAttgtggatgatttttttttctttatgacccTTAAATATTTTGCAAGATTTTAGTggaatttttaggggcgcctgggtggctcagtgggttaagcagccaactcttgatttcaggtcaggtcacgatctcagagtcttAGGATTAAgcacctgcatcgggctccatgcttagcggggagtctgcttaaagattctctctccctctgcccccccctcaaataaagaGTAACagtataaaaatggaatttttagaaaatctatttaaaattattgtgATAGAGAATATATTAAAGGCACAGCCAGCCAGCAGTCCAACCTTCCTGACTTGGAACTGGTTCTTAACTAGCAAGTCTCTCTAGTGTAGGCTCCTTCTGGCAACCAAGAGCCTTATGCTACAAAGATCTCATTCTCcagaggcgcctgagtggctcagttgttaagcgtcagccgagcagggagcccgacgtggggctcgatcccaggaccctgagatcaagggttgcctGCTCTATcagctgaaccagccaggtgccccagatgcgAATCCTTCTGATCCCAGTCATACTTTCCTTATATGCGATGAACAGTATGGAAATTCATGTAAACAAAACAACCAGCTCTCCCCCTACTCTTCATTCCCACTTCGTATAGAGACACAGCTCATTTGGACTACCATAGCCTTCCTGTTacatctcctccctctcctctatcTGGTGAGAGAATCATCATTGACATTCCACCACTATACACACCTGCATTCCACTCCAGGCACCCtcatccttctctccctccctcccttcctctctcctctcccactctgtctctctcacacatacacacacactccacacatcCTCTGATGCAGCAGCCCTGGCTGTGCCCCACGACTGTCCTTGGGATTAGATTTGTGCCCCAttatctcctactccccttggTTTGTTCAATGGTAACACTCTGAAGGCCTGGAACCCAGCCTTGTagccttctctgtgtctcaagaaTAAAGTATGCCTCCATCCTCTACACCTCCCAACACCTGCGTCACCTAGACTTATTACCAGGATTCCCCTTAAAAGAGTggtcataggggcacctgggtggctcggttggttaagcatctgccctcggctcaggtcatgatccagggtcttgggatcgaaccccacatcaggctatttgctcagtggggaatctgcttctccctctccctaagtctgctgctccccctgcttgtgctctctgtcaaataaataaataaaatcttaaaaaaaaaaaaaaaaaaaaaaaagaatggtcacaggggcccctgggtggctcagtcaagtgtctgcctttggctctggtcatgatcccagggttctgggatcaagccccaatggggctccctgctcagtagggagcctgcttttcctgcccctcccccctgctcatgctctctctctctcaaataaataaataaaaacttaaaaaaaaaagaaaaataagagcgGGTCCTGGATCTGCAGTGTGTGGTGAGGCCAGGCAAGATGGTAGCCTTCTAATGAGAGCATTCAGCTATGTTTAGTGAGCATCTACCTTGTGTCAGGAACCATGTCAATTGAAGGGATTCAGAATTTATTGAAACTTATCACTCACTTTGAAAAGCTCACGGTGGAAGAAAGgtatataaacagaaaattacTATAGAAACACCTAAAGGCTTGAACAGGGGTAGGAAGAAATGCTGTGGATACACTGTGGAGACAGACTCCATAGTAAGCATCACCTTGGACGTGACTTTTGAAGAATAAGAGTTAACTGGGCCAAGAACCATAACAAAAACGTCTTACAGGTCTGCAGAAAACAAGTTCAAAGAAATGGTACTTTGGCAGCTGAAGCACGACCCGCCATTCCATGCCACAGCAAATCATGCAAAGCACCATGTGATCTAGAGATTAAATAAACCGTGGCCTCTGCTCCAAGCATAAAATTTACCTAAACAGAAGACAAACTACTCGGAAAACAGTGCGCattgagaagagaagaggaaactgaataTAACTCTGGTCCTAAGTACAAAGATCattggggtggggcggggacgCAGGAGCACTCTCATTAAGGCACTGTAGGGGGTGGGTGgtgtaaaaaccaaaaaaaatcaaggtgGGGCAATAGCACCACTCCGTAagcagaaaggggaggaggaagccTGCGCAGGAGCGGAGGGATTGGAACAGAAAAGTGGGTGGAGCCATTGGGCTCCACCCgcccccctcccgctcccctACAACCTACTTTCTGCGGAGTCGGTCCAGACAGGTGAGAGAGGAATTCCTGACACCGGTGAGAAGGGTAGGAGGGCCATGGGATTGGGGTTAGGGTTCAAGCAGGGGGTCTGGCCCCTACCTAGAGTCTGTGGCTTCTTGCTATGCAGAGTGCAGGGAACTCCTAATGGGTTGGTTTTGGGGTGCTGCTGCCTAGGCGTGGCAGCTGTgttggagagggaaaagaaggcttCCCCCCACCAGCTTCCTAGCCCTTGCGGTAACTACAGACAGGAAACTTGAAATCTGAGCTTACTGAGTTAAGGCCGGTAAAGGATGGGATACCCTGGCAGATAGGGAGAGATCAGGAGTTATCTGGGCCCCTGTCCATTGCCCTAGGCCTTGTAAGATTCTCACATAGTTGTGTCCCTTTGTTGCATCCATGTGCACTTTCTTCCCCCAACCAGAGCATGGGCTGAGTGGAGGAAATGGAAAGATGGGGTCAGACAGGGTAAGTGGTGTTCCTCCCCAGCTTCCCTCCTCAACAGGGTCTAACTGGGGAGACGGGGGCAGGTAGGGTGGAGGTCCAATGCAGAGCAATTATAGAGAAAAGCCAGAGCCTGCCTCATCACCTGGATTCCACAGATGCTGGTGAGCACGGAGGCCCCAGGCAGGGCCAGCCAAGACTGAGTCTTGGATGGTGTAGAAAGATAGAGCTGGGAGACtgcagagaagaaggaagaaggatggaAGGCAGGGCCATAACACAGTAAGTCGCATGAAGGCTCCCGGACTTTTATTTCCTGGCTACTCCACACATACTGATATCCTGGGACAGCACTGTGATCATAGAGAAAATTACAAAGCTGAATGGAACCCTGAAGATCATATATTTGAGCCATTTGATTTGAGATTGAAGAACCTAAAACCTAAAGGTGTCTAATATGGCTACTTTGGAATCTGACCCAGACGGGACGCCAACTGCTGGTTTAGACACACCTGTGTGTCTTTTTgcaggagcctggggaggggccaTGGTGCCAACCCAGTTGTGGGGGAGACTGGAGAAGCCGCTTCTCTTCCTGTGCTGCACCTCCTTCCTCCTGGGGCTGGCTTTACTGAGCGTACCGCCGGACATCACCCCTGTTGCTTATTTCTTTCTCGCCTTGGGTGgcttctttttgtttgtctgcCTCCTGGCCTGTGTTCTGGAATGGGGGTTGCGATCAATGCAGACGGAGAGCCCAGGGGCCTCAGGCAATGCACGGTGAGTCAAGGGGTGGACAGAATTCTAGGAATATACGATGGACCTTTTGCCCTGTGTCCCTCTAGTCTCTCAGACATACAGCTCTGCTTTCCTGTTACTGGTATCTTTGAGGTGGTGGGTGGGGTCAGGTGTGGGTGGGTCTTTTGCCAATAGATGACAGTAAAGGGAAAAAGGACTCCTTTCAGGAGGCCACCAGTGACTTTATTTCTTCTCCCTCAGTGACAATGAAGCCTTTGAGGTGCCAACCTACGAAGAGGCTGTGGTGTTGGAATCACAATGCCGCCCCCAGCTGTTGGATCAGCCACCCCCCTACAGCAGTGTTGTAATCCCCCCAGAACTTGAGGAAGGACAGCCTAGCAATCCAGACGGCCCCGATAGAGCCCGACTAGAAAGGCGAGTAGTGGGCTCAGAGGGGTCTATGACCCCACAAAACTCCGGAAGAGATCCAGTCAGCCTTCGGCTTCGGGGATCCCGGGTCATGTCTACTGCTCCTGATCTGCAGAGCTTGAGGGTGCCCCCCAAATTGGAGCCTCTTACTCCACCCCCTGCCTATGATGTCAGCTTTGGTCAACCTGATGAtgatgttttctttgaaaacaactGGACGCCCCCGTAAAAGACTTTCCCACGATCTATCATCTCTGCACCAGACCCATTCATGCATTTGACCAACATTTCCCAGTGCCTGCTGCGTCAGGAACTGTGTTTCTGCATGGGGAACTGAACACAGAGGGGAGTCAGGCTATGGTAAGCCTCTTCCAGCTGAGATGTATGTGGCACAATTTGAGTCTTCAGGTGACATTCAGTGACCTACCCCATATCCGGTATTTCCAGAGTTAGATGGAGGGTGAGAGGAGTGATCCAGAgaatctggagaaggaagaaaagaaacatctgaGTGACAGCTATGTTGTTTCTGTTCTGGGTGTTTCTGTCTACCGGCTCAATTAGGCTTCCCAGCCATGTGAGATGTTACTaccctcatttgaaaaatgaggatTCCAAGGGACAGTGAAGTCTGAGAATTTGCACAGGGGCACACTCCTAGTAAACagcataaaaatgattttaactgTACTCTTCTGATCCCAAGTCCTATTGTATTTTCAATTACAAGGTCATCCACAAAATCTCTCAATCTCTATCTTGGACAACTGCTGGACAGAGGTGGGAGACTTCCTATAGGCAGAATGGTGGAATAGTTGTGTCTGCAGACAGTGTGGGCTGAGTGTGACCAAGAGTGTGCCCAGCCTCCTGGATAAGCAAAACTAATCAAAGCTGCGACAGCCCGTGCTCCAGGTAGGGAGCAGTTTCTGCCCAGGGGCTGAAGAGCAGTCTCCAGTGCTTCCTAGCGGGAAGCAACGGAGTAAACTGCCCCAGGGGGAGGGGCTTCCGATTTTGAGATGGGTGGATGAGGGCCAGAAAGGATAAAACTGGAGCTTGGCGAGGGGTGGCGGAGTATCTAAGGCTCCCTCTTGAATCACCTGTGAAGCGCTGGAGCCACTCGCACGGTGTCTAACCGTTAAGCCTCACCCCTGCGCTCTGACCACAGGGTTTTACCCCAGTCCCCCGGTCCAGCTTCCTCGGATCCCACCAGAACACCAGATTTTCTGGAATCGTGCTGTGGCTGCGATGCAGGTTTTAGCCACTGGGAGCGGCCCAACCATCGACGACCCACCCTCCTCAGGGGTGTGCTCCCCACGTAGGCATTCATCCACTGTGCGGTATCTGTCTAACGCCTTCCAGTGCTCTCCCATCTCCTCCTTACCCTGGCCCCAACAGTTCAATAAAGTCAAAAGTCCGGCCAAACCGGTCTCCGTGGAGTGCTTCCAATAGGCGGGTGAGGCAGGGTGGGAGGCGCCGGAGAGCGAGCCGTGATTTCCGCGGGAACCGACGACCAATCGGATTCCCGCGTAGGACGGAGCGGCTCCACGcttccccccgccccttcccttTCCGCCAAGCGCGCTCTCTCACCCCATTGGACGGCACATCCAGCGCAAGGGCTCTGTGCCTGCGCGCGCACCGGCGACGGCAGGGACGGGGGCAGGCCTCGCGTAGGGGTGGAGCTAGGAGGAGTAGCGCGCAGGCGCGTCGTGCGCTGGCTGACGGGGTAGGGATGCAGAGGGCGGGAGGGCTTTCGGTTTGTTTGGATTGTGGGCGGTTCGTGCACAGCCCGGGAAAAGCGGTAAATGGCGGCGCCGAGCGCGGACTCTCGGCCTGCCCTGCAGCGAAAGGCGCTAATGGCCGCTGACAGCGGGCGCAGGTGAGTGAGGGGGGGTCGCAGAGGTCCTTcgtgaggcccagggaggggagtgCGGGTCATGGCCCTGGCGTCCCCAGCCCTCGGAGTCCCTGGAAGCAGCCGTGACCGCCCTTGCTGCCAAGGGTGGGAGGCCGGGGTGAGTCCCCGAGGGGCGCGCGAGCGGCGGCCTCCTGTCGGCCTTGTTCCTCGTGAGCCGACCGCCCCAGCCTGCTTTGTCCAACCCAAGGGGGCTGTGCACAGAAGGAGCTCTCCAGTCCTGCCAGATCTCGGCTTCTCAAGGTTCTccatcctttctttccccttATTCTTTTCTGAGGAACTTTACTCTGTCCCCTTAATAAAACGGACGAGACTTGCAAACCCCGAGATACTGCCTGATGGGCATTTGACTTGGATTGGCTGTATCATGACACGTATTGCTTTGGGTGTAATGATCAGGTTTTCAAAGCAGTCGACACAGGCTTTGGGGTTTGAGTACTTGAAAGGACAAGGTGGTTCCGAGACTCCGAGTGTGTCTCCGCCTCTGCCCCAGTTATATGATTTCATGGCAAGCATTACCCTGGGTAACATTTTAATGCCTCGTGGTCTAGATCCAGAAGGTCAATTTAGGACTTTGGAGCCAGAACCTGCAGAAAGACAGAATCAAGACTTAAGAATTCCCTTTGTGTCCTTTtctcctgtccttcctccccttccaGCTGGTCCTGAAGTTCTAGGTGATCATTGTTACTTTGGGAAAAGTTCATACTTGAGATTTTCACCCTAAAGTGGAATACAGGAAGGAGCAGGTGTGGAGAATGGATAATGCTTCAGATGAAACCTAATGAGTTACTGACTGAAAATTTAAGTCTAGAACTTGAAAGAGTCAAGAACCAGGAGTGAATTAGTGAATCATGTGTATGGATGAGATTGAATAGGGAGAGGCTCTTTGAGGGGGCTGCCTAATGGAATGTCATCGTTTAAGGGCAGGTTAAAGATCTTGTAAAGGAACAGGAACATTGTAGGTGGAGAGAGGAACTGGAGAGAATAGTAGGGAAACCAAGGGAGGAGAAAGTTTTAAGGAGAAAACGCTACTGGTAAGTTAAGAGAAGAAACTTGAGTAAACCTGCCCCACCAATGATATGTATCCAGCATTCAGCTGTGATGTCTTGCAGTTGGTCTAATAACATTTTTACCAGTTTCATATATGCCATCATTGTTACTGCTTTGGTGTTTTCTAAGGTGATTCTTAAatgggtttttttatttctctagttgTATTGTAGCAGGTTTCCACTGAAAGTTTGGGGTCACaggagtatttctttttcttttttttttttttaagatttttatttatttatttggcagagagggacacagcgagagagggaacacaagcaggggaagtgggagagggagaagcaggcttcccgccgagcagggagcccgatgcggggctcgatcccaggaccccgggatcatgacctgagctgaaggcagacgcttaatgactgagccatccaggagccccaataGTTTTTAAGTTATAAACTGAAGCTGTTACCTCATCCCTTTCTCACTGCCATCAGGCCCTTATTGTTGTCATGTTTTTGGAAACTGACTAAGCAAGCTGGGGGGCTCTGCATTTATATAAACTAGGGACAGAGATGATATTTGCtggaaatgggatttttaaaattcataaacagAAGCTGATCTCTTTGCAAAccaataacaaaaccaaagaatcCTTGAAATAAAGACATCCCtaataaattaccaaaataatttaGCCTTTATGCTTTAACTCTTTCAGGTGATCTCAAGTTATGTTGACTGTGTTTGTCATTTATCTACTCTGACTTTCTGTCATACTTGCTACTTACTCAGTTCTTAATTCCTACAGGATTCTGATTATTTCTAGTGTCATTTTGTCACAGGAACTAAAGTTTCAAAGACCACAGGTATAATTGATAGAAGTGGGCTAGAGAGTAATGTGTGTGTGTCGGCCTGTCTCAATTATTTCCTATTAAAGCCAGCCATTCGGTTGAGCTTTTGCCATtgtatcaaattattttcttcctcaccCAGGATCATCTTAACTCATATTATTTTTAGCAGCCTAGATAAATAATGTGAAAGGTTTTCTGGAATATCTCTTGATTGAAATTGGTCTGTCAGACAGAGGAGTATTCCTTCTTTTGTGTCTATGATTTTTGTCAAGGTAGGTATTTCCTTCCCCTAGACAGACTATTCATCTCCGAAGATGGTCTCAGTGGAACATGCtctataaaaaattatacattatttcCTTATGATTAGTGTGTTACTGCTTAATACTACTTTGATTTTAACCAGCTATGCCTAATATTGGTTATTGTAAGTcccattctttttgttcttcctaCCCACACCTCTTCCACTCCACTCTTCTGTGCCAAATCTTGTACTTGacagcttttccctctgccttttttcTGTAGGATATTGGGAGTTTGTGGCATGCATCCTGACCATCAGGAAGCACTGAAAAAGAACCGAGTGGTGCTAGCCAAACAACTGTTGATGAGTGAACTGTTAGAGCACCTCCTGGAGAAGGACATCATCACCTTGGAAATGAGAGAGCACATTCAGGTATTGGGAAGCAAAAGAGAAACGCCAAGTCAGTACATT
This genomic window from Halichoerus grypus chromosome 12, mHalGry1.hap1.1, whole genome shotgun sequence contains:
- the TMEM139 gene encoding transmembrane protein 139 isoform X1, translated to MATLESDPDGTPTAGLDTPVCLFAGAWGGAMVPTQLWGRLEKPLLFLCCTSFLLGLALLSVPPDITPVAYFFLALGGFFLFVCLLACVLEWGLRSMQTESPGASGNARDNEAFEVPTYEEAVVLESQCRPQLLDQPPPYSSVVIPPELEEGQPSNPDGPDRARLERRVVGSEGSMTPQNSGRDPVSLRLRGSRVMSTAPDLQSLRVPPKLEPLTPPPAYDVSFGQPDDDVFFENNWTPP
- the TMEM139 gene encoding transmembrane protein 139 isoform X2 produces the protein MVPTQLWGRLEKPLLFLCCTSFLLGLALLSVPPDITPVAYFFLALGGFFLFVCLLACVLEWGLRSMQTESPGASGNARDNEAFEVPTYEEAVVLESQCRPQLLDQPPPYSSVVIPPELEEGQPSNPDGPDRARLERRVVGSEGSMTPQNSGRDPVSLRLRGSRVMSTAPDLQSLRVPPKLEPLTPPPAYDVSFGQPDDDVFFENNWTPP